A region from the SAR86 cluster bacterium genome encodes:
- the tilS gene encoding tRNA lysidine(34) synthetase TilS, producing the protein MLNIQSIIDKINLKKKVYVAYSGGLDSSALLYLMNNLKKEFFFELEAIHVNHNLSKQSLDWENHCINFCKRLGIPLIVKNIKVKKTKGGFESNARKARYIAFKDVVKKNEQILLAHHANDVAETFLLRLFRGTGIEGLEGPVKKRKLGKGYIIRPLLDFSKQDLMKYISENKISYVDDHSNFEVTQDRNFLRNILLPKIEERWQNVSNRINRTTNIIQSRNESYLNLLHKNYSDLIGAKIKINDLKELPKPIAVDLIRNSIKNFNIAAPSKGVMDEIYNVFILSNPTDKSEVNWSRADNDEFGGRVIFRDLSIVIKKNKL; encoded by the coding sequence ATGCTAAATATTCAAAGCATAATAGATAAAATAAATCTTAAAAAAAAAGTATATGTTGCCTATAGCGGTGGTTTAGACTCAAGTGCTTTGCTTTATTTAATGAATAATTTAAAAAAAGAATTTTTCTTTGAATTAGAGGCTATACATGTAAACCATAACCTTTCAAAACAAAGTTTAGATTGGGAAAACCATTGTATTAATTTTTGTAAAAGATTAGGTATACCATTAATTGTTAAAAATATTAAGGTAAAAAAAACTAAAGGGGGGTTTGAATCAAATGCCAGGAAGGCTAGATATATTGCTTTTAAAGATGTAGTAAAAAAAAATGAACAAATTCTTCTTGCTCATCATGCAAATGATGTTGCGGAAACATTTTTACTTAGATTGTTTAGAGGTACTGGAATAGAGGGCCTTGAAGGCCCTGTAAAAAAAAGAAAACTTGGCAAGGGTTATATAATTAGACCACTTTTAGATTTTTCAAAACAAGATTTAATGAAGTATATTTCAGAAAATAAAATTTCATATGTCGACGACCATTCTAATTTTGAGGTCACTCAAGACAGAAACTTCTTAAGAAATATTTTATTGCCTAAAATTGAAGAAAGGTGGCAGAATGTTTCAAATCGAATAAACAGAACAACAAACATAATTCAATCAAGAAATGAATCCTATTTAAATTTGCTTCATAAAAATTACTCAGATTTAATTGGAGCTAAGATTAAAATAAACGATTTAAAAGAATTGCCAAAACCAATTGCAGTTGATTTGATAAGAAATTCAATTAAAAATTTTAACATTGCAGCTCCAAGCAAAGGGGTTATGGATGAAATTTATAATGTTTTCATTTTATCTAATCCAACTGACAAATCTGAAGTTAATTGGTCAAGAGCAGACAATGATGAATTTGGTGGAAGAGTAATTTTTAGAGATCTGTCGATTGTTATAAAAAAAAATAAACTATAA
- the lpxA gene encoding acyl-ACP--UDP-N-acetylglucosamine O-acyltransferase, which yields MNIHPTAIISEKAKIATSATIGPYCIIGADVEIGNDCSFLSHVVVKGPTIIEEGNIFYQFSTIGEDTPDKKYKGEKTKLLIGKKNIFREGVTIHRGTIQDKNETIIGNENLFMAYTHVAHDCIVGDKNVFANNAGIAGHVVVGNNITIGALTTIHQFCKIGDFSFVGMNTSITMDVPAFVKVAADPARVVGLNSVGMTRGGIDQKTIALIKKAYKVLYRRNLKIQEALSKLEIIYKETSNENLNVFIKSISLSERGILR from the coding sequence ATGAATATACACCCCACGGCAATTATTAGTGAAAAAGCAAAAATTGCTACATCAGCAACAATTGGACCATATTGCATTATTGGTGCTGACGTAGAAATTGGGAATGATTGTTCATTTTTAAGCCATGTAGTAGTGAAAGGCCCAACTATTATTGAAGAGGGCAATATCTTTTATCAATTTTCTACAATTGGTGAAGATACCCCAGATAAAAAATATAAAGGCGAAAAAACAAAACTATTAATAGGTAAAAAAAATATTTTTAGAGAGGGTGTAACTATACATAGAGGCACTATTCAAGATAAAAATGAAACAATAATAGGTAATGAAAATTTATTTATGGCCTACACTCATGTAGCTCATGACTGTATTGTTGGCGATAAAAATGTTTTTGCAAATAATGCTGGTATCGCAGGTCACGTTGTTGTTGGAAATAATATTACTATTGGAGCCCTCACTACTATTCATCAATTTTGTAAAATAGGAGATTTTAGTTTTGTAGGAATGAATACCTCCATCACTATGGATGTACCTGCCTTTGTAAAAGTTGCTGCTGATCCCGCAAGAGTTGTTGGTTTAAATTCAGTTGGAATGACTAGAGGTGGAATTGATCAAAAAACAATTGCTTTGATTAAAAAAGCATATAAGGTTTTATACAGGCGCAACTTAAAAATTCAGGAAGCCTTATCAAAGCTTGAAATTATTTACAAAGAGACATCAAATGAAAATCTGAATGTTTTTATTAAATCCATTTCATTATCTGAAAGAGGCATTTTAAGATAA
- a CDS encoding ribonuclease HII gives MIIVGTKIAGVDEVGRGCLAGPVVAAAVILKKNIDGLKDSKKLNQNQRKKFSKIIIENSYFAYGSASEKEIDQTNILNATLLAMKRAILNLPIKPSKIFVDGIQKPDVEYEIESVIKGDSIIKQISAASIIAKVRRDNLMQMLDKEYPEYQFSKNKGYGTKSHFEALKTYGYCPIHRKTFKGVL, from the coding sequence ATTATCATTGTAGGAACAAAAATTGCTGGAGTTGATGAAGTTGGTCGTGGTTGCTTAGCTGGACCGGTGGTTGCAGCTGCAGTGATTTTAAAAAAAAATATTGATGGACTCAAAGACTCAAAAAAATTAAATCAAAACCAAAGAAAGAAATTTTCTAAGATAATTATTGAAAACTCGTATTTTGCATATGGTAGTGCATCAGAAAAAGAGATAGATCAAACAAATATTCTTAATGCAACATTATTAGCAATGAAAAGAGCTATACTTAATTTACCAATAAAACCTAGTAAAATTTTTGTTGATGGCATTCAAAAACCTGACGTAGAATATGAAATAGAGTCGGTGATTAAAGGAGACTCTATAATAAAACAAATTAGTGCTGCCTCAATAATTGCTAAAGTACGAAGAGATAATTTAATGCAAATGTTAGATAAAGAATATCCAGAATATCAATTTTCTAAAAATAAAGGATATGGAACAAAGTCACATTTTGAAGCTCTAAAGACCTATGGATATTGTCCTATTCATAGAAAAACATTCAAGGGAGTTTTGTAA
- the fabZ gene encoding 3-hydroxyacyl-ACP dehydratase FabZ has product MNENYSEITKHLPHRKPFLFIDEIVSIELGKNIHAIKKLSENDKFFAGHFPNNPIMPGVIILEALAQASGILGFKTMNKTPEEGSIYVFAGVDNARFKKRAIPGDTLHLFSEVLGSKRGIWKFETKAEINGDLACTATILCADRPA; this is encoded by the coding sequence ATGAATGAAAATTATTCTGAAATAACTAAACACCTACCTCATAGAAAACCATTCTTATTTATCGATGAAATTGTATCAATTGAACTTGGAAAAAATATCCATGCAATAAAAAAGCTTTCAGAAAATGATAAGTTTTTTGCTGGGCATTTTCCCAATAATCCAATTATGCCTGGAGTAATAATTCTTGAAGCGTTAGCACAAGCCTCTGGAATATTAGGTTTTAAAACAATGAACAAAACACCGGAAGAAGGATCAATATATGTTTTTGCTGGAGTAGATAATGCACGTTTTAAAAAAAGAGCAATACCAGGAGATACCCTTCATCTGTTTAGTGAAGTTTTAGGAAGTAAGAGAGGTATATGGAAGTTTGAAACGAAAGCTGAAATTAATGGAGATTTAGCATGTACTGCTACTATCCTATGTGCAGATAGGCCAGCATGA
- a CDS encoding enoyl-CoA hydratase/isomerase family protein produces MKFKTLTLTEGNSIATIEFNRPESLNAVNEQLVWDFQEATSSVRNNDSIKILVIQGEGRAFCAGADLSEKNSSWNGSKDALIRGYKPFFENIIEMSKPVIASINGPAAGVGASIAMACDLRIMSKDAYILSVFSNIALVPDGGLSWMLTRFLGYAKAYEYAIEAKKIDSEVCLKYGIANKVVEKNNLKEETLKWANELIKRPSQSLSLTKKLMRESFNNSFWEIYAKEAEIQNNLTKSEQNHEAVKAFFEKRKPNFD; encoded by the coding sequence ATGAAATTTAAAACTCTTACCCTAACCGAAGGAAATAGCATTGCCACTATTGAATTCAATAGACCTGAATCATTGAATGCTGTGAATGAGCAACTTGTTTGGGATTTTCAAGAAGCAACGTCAAGTGTAAGAAATAATGATTCAATAAAGATTTTAGTTATTCAAGGAGAGGGAAGGGCTTTTTGTGCTGGCGCTGATCTTTCAGAAAAAAATTCTTCATGGAATGGTTCCAAAGATGCTTTAATAAGAGGTTATAAACCATTTTTTGAAAATATTATTGAAATGTCAAAACCCGTCATTGCATCAATTAATGGTCCCGCAGCTGGAGTAGGTGCTTCGATTGCCATGGCATGTGACTTAAGAATAATGTCAAAGGATGCTTATATTTTGTCAGTATTTAGTAATATTGCACTTGTTCCAGATGGTGGATTGTCCTGGATGCTTACAAGATTTTTAGGATATGCAAAAGCCTATGAATATGCGATTGAAGCAAAAAAAATTGATTCAGAAGTTTGTCTAAAGTATGGTATTGCAAATAAAGTTGTAGAAAAAAATAATTTAAAAGAAGAGACATTAAAATGGGCAAATGAGCTTATTAAAAGACCATCTCAATCATTAAGTCTTACAAAAAAGCTTATGCGTGAATCATTTAATAATAGCTTCTGGGAAATATATGCCAAAGAAGCCGAAATTCAAAATAATCTAACAAAAAGTGAACAAAATCATGAAGCTGTGAAAGCGTTCTTTGAAAAAAGAAAACCTAATTTTGATTAG
- the leuA gene encoding 2-isopropylmalate synthase has product MDNPINKYKAFKTINLKNRKWPTKVISAAPIWCSVDLRDGNQALIEPMGSERKNRMFALLCKLGFKEIEVGFPSASQTDYDFVRDLIKQKRIPSDVNIQVLTQARNELIEKTFQSLEGAKNAIIHFYNSTSTLQRRVVFNQDKEGIKNIAMNAALKIKDLAEKNPSTDWSFEYSPESFTGTEIDYAAEICDSVVKILKDSTNHKIIINLPATVEMSTPNIYGDQIEWMHCNLKERDNICLSLHPHNDRGTAVAAAEFGVMAGADRIEGTLFGNGERTGNVDIVTIALNMLTQGIDPKLDFSNINSVMREVEFCNQLPVHPRHPYAGDLVFTAFSGSHQDAIKKGFQAMKTSNDPKWAVPYLPIDPADLGRSYEAVVRINSQSGKGGVAFLLEKDHGVSLPRRLQISMSQKIQRLADQTGKEISTLEIWEIFEKNFLIPKNGYKYIKHSSSSKDDTNNLELEMIFNNSKEIINGSGNGPIDAFINGLKTNLNLDLKVSDYNQSAISSGSDAKAGAYIELEMNGKTSWGVGINSSTTKASFEAIVVGISKLV; this is encoded by the coding sequence ATGGACAATCCAATAAATAAATATAAGGCTTTTAAGACCATAAATCTAAAAAATAGAAAATGGCCAACTAAAGTAATTAGCGCAGCACCAATTTGGTGTTCTGTTGATTTACGAGATGGCAATCAAGCGCTTATAGAACCAATGGGTTCTGAGAGAAAAAATAGAATGTTTGCATTGCTTTGCAAACTTGGATTTAAAGAAATTGAAGTTGGTTTTCCGTCTGCATCACAAACAGATTATGATTTTGTAAGAGATTTAATTAAACAAAAAAGAATTCCAAGCGATGTCAATATTCAAGTTCTTACTCAGGCAAGAAATGAATTAATTGAGAAAACTTTTCAATCACTTGAGGGAGCTAAAAATGCAATCATACATTTTTATAATTCAACTTCCACACTACAAAGAAGAGTCGTTTTTAATCAAGATAAAGAAGGCATTAAAAATATTGCTATGAATGCAGCATTAAAAATTAAAGACTTAGCTGAAAAAAATCCAAGCACTGATTGGTCTTTTGAATATTCTCCGGAAAGTTTTACAGGTACTGAAATAGATTATGCTGCAGAGATTTGTGATTCTGTTGTGAAAATTCTTAAAGATTCAACTAATCACAAAATCATTATAAATCTTCCAGCTACAGTAGAAATGTCCACTCCTAATATTTATGGAGATCAAATAGAATGGATGCATTGTAATCTTAAAGAAAGAGATAATATTTGTCTTAGTCTTCATCCTCATAATGATCGAGGAACAGCGGTTGCAGCGGCTGAATTTGGTGTCATGGCCGGAGCAGATAGAATAGAAGGCACTCTTTTTGGAAATGGTGAAAGAACTGGAAACGTTGATATCGTTACAATTGCATTGAACATGCTTACTCAAGGAATAGATCCAAAATTAGACTTTTCAAATATAAATTCTGTAATGCGAGAAGTTGAATTTTGTAATCAGTTACCGGTTCATCCAAGACATCCATATGCTGGCGACCTTGTATTTACAGCTTTTTCTGGCTCTCATCAAGATGCAATAAAAAAGGGTTTCCAGGCAATGAAAACCTCTAATGACCCTAAATGGGCGGTTCCTTATCTTCCTATTGATCCAGCAGATCTTGGCAGAAGTTATGAAGCAGTTGTAAGAATTAACTCACAATCAGGAAAAGGTGGAGTTGCATTTTTATTGGAAAAGGACCATGGAGTATCTTTACCTAGAAGGTTACAAATTTCAATGAGTCAAAAAATACAAAGGCTTGCAGATCAAACGGGGAAAGAAATATCAACATTAGAAATTTGGGAAATATTTGAAAAAAATTTTTTGATTCCTAAAAATGGCTATAAGTACATTAAGCATTCATCTTCTTCGAAAGATGACACTAATAATTTAGAGTTAGAAATGATCTTTAATAACTCTAAAGAGATTATTAATGGTTCAGGAAATGGTCCTATTGATGCCTTCATAAATGGATTAAAAACTAATTTAAATCTTGATCTAAAAGTCTCAGATTACAATCAATCTGCAATTTCATCAGGGTCTGATGCTAAAGCCGGTGCATATATTGAACTTGAAATGAATGGCAAAACAAGCTGGGGAGTTGGCATAAATTCTAGTACAACAAAAGCATCTTTTGAAGCTATAGTTGTTGGAATTAGTAAACTTGTCTAA
- the lpxB gene encoding lipid-A-disaccharide synthase: MSDENKIKIGIVAGEHSGDALGAELIKALKKNAKLEVCGVGGPKLESLGLQSIFDFSILHMIGLVDPILNYRKLIKARKKIIDTFINKKIDFFIGIDSPDFNIGIHKTLKKNNIAKNIQVVSPSVWGWRQGRIKKIKKYIDYTACLFNFEHEFYKEQKLRSIHLGHPLGNALIETKDQICSKLSMDSNLNYISVLPGSRYSELKYMLPVFIEFIKMHSIKNNGYEYLIPASDEKNEATIKKILSNENIHEGIKIIVKSGLSREFFLVSDFSIVASGTASLEAAVFGANPIICYKTNFLNYSIISKMLKVDHIGLPNLLFNKRLFPELLQKNCSAKKILSAVNSLSVRDDSLQMSLIRLLKGKGFDKTSREILSL; the protein is encoded by the coding sequence GTGTCCGATGAAAATAAAATAAAAATAGGTATCGTTGCTGGTGAACATTCAGGTGATGCTCTTGGTGCTGAATTAATAAAAGCACTAAAAAAAAATGCTAAATTAGAAGTATGTGGTGTTGGAGGACCAAAATTAGAATCTTTAGGACTCCAATCAATTTTCGATTTCTCAATACTTCATATGATAGGTCTTGTAGACCCAATTCTTAATTATAGAAAGCTTATCAAGGCAAGAAAGAAGATAATAGATACCTTTATAAATAAAAAAATTGATTTCTTTATTGGAATCGATTCCCCTGATTTTAATATTGGCATTCACAAAACTTTAAAAAAAAATAACATTGCTAAAAATATTCAAGTGGTAAGTCCCTCTGTATGGGGGTGGAGACAGGGAAGAATAAAAAAAATTAAAAAGTATATAGACTATACGGCATGTTTATTTAACTTTGAGCATGAATTTTATAAAGAACAAAAATTAAGAAGCATTCATCTTGGACATCCATTAGGTAATGCATTAATTGAAACAAAAGATCAGATATGCAGTAAGCTATCAATGGATTCAAATCTAAATTATATCTCTGTATTACCTGGCAGTAGATATTCAGAACTGAAATATATGCTTCCAGTTTTCATTGAATTTATAAAAATGCATTCAATCAAAAACAATGGTTATGAATACTTGATTCCTGCCTCTGACGAAAAAAATGAGGCTACTATAAAAAAAATATTATCTAATGAAAATATTCATGAAGGAATCAAAATTATAGTAAAGTCTGGATTATCAAGAGAGTTTTTTTTAGTTTCTGATTTTTCAATAGTAGCTTCTGGAACAGCCTCTCTTGAAGCAGCAGTATTTGGTGCAAATCCAATAATTTGCTATAAAACAAATTTTTTAAATTATTCAATAATTTCAAAGATGTTAAAAGTTGATCATATAGGATTACCTAATTTATTATTCAATAAGAGGTTATTCCCAGAATTATTGCAAAAGAACTGCAGTGCAAAAAAAATATTATCAGCTGTAAACTCTTTAAGTGTGAGAGACGATTCACTACAAATGTCTTTAATTCGATTATTAAAAGGTAAAGGCTTTGATAAAACCTCTAGAGAAATATTATCATTGTAG
- the lpxD gene encoding UDP-3-O-(3-hydroxymyristoyl)glucosamine N-acyltransferase: protein MSETKSFTLKELAKLTDSIVIGDETIVIDNISALDKSNKTSISFLANKKYEKYLNSTKAAAIVVHKDTELKSGLTFLLSSDPYLVFAKLSSIFKTNSDDQKKIAISSNAFISDSAEISKNVCIGPNSYIGPNCKLDEGVVIKANVSIAKDTSIGKNSIIHHGAIIGSDGFGYAMSGGEYYKIEQNGFLIIGNNVEIGAGCTIDRGALGDTELHDGVKLDNQVHVAHNVIIGKNSAIAACCAIAGSTVIGKNFKMGGLSGILGHLSICENVTVGAHTLITKDILKPGEYIGIMPAQDRKDWAKSSIFIKKRNENE, encoded by the coding sequence GTGTCAGAAACAAAAAGTTTCACACTTAAAGAATTAGCGAAGTTAACTGATTCTATTGTTATTGGTGACGAAACTATAGTCATTGACAACATATCAGCATTAGACAAATCAAATAAAACTTCAATATCTTTTTTAGCAAATAAAAAGTACGAAAAATATCTTAATTCGACAAAAGCTGCAGCCATTGTTGTTCACAAAGATACCGAATTAAAATCTGGTTTAACGTTTCTACTATCTAGCGATCCATATTTAGTTTTTGCAAAACTAAGCTCAATTTTCAAAACAAATTCTGATGACCAAAAAAAAATAGCCATAAGTTCAAATGCTTTTATTTCAGATTCTGCTGAAATTTCGAAAAATGTATGTATTGGACCAAATTCATACATTGGACCTAATTGTAAATTAGATGAAGGAGTAGTAATTAAAGCAAATGTAAGTATCGCAAAAGATACGTCTATAGGAAAAAACTCTATTATTCACCATGGTGCAATTATTGGTTCCGATGGATTTGGTTATGCAATGAGCGGAGGTGAATATTACAAAATTGAACAAAATGGATTTCTTATTATTGGAAATAATGTAGAAATAGGTGCGGGGTGTACTATTGATAGAGGTGCTTTAGGAGATACTGAATTACATGATGGTGTTAAATTAGATAATCAAGTGCATGTAGCTCATAATGTAATTATTGGAAAAAATTCAGCAATAGCTGCATGTTGTGCAATAGCAGGATCAACAGTAATTGGAAAAAACTTTAAAATGGGTGGTTTGTCAGGTATTTTAGGCCATTTATCTATCTGCGAAAATGTAACTGTAGGTGCTCATACACTGATCACAAAAGATATTCTTAAACCTGGTGAATATATTGGTATTATGCCTGCTCAAGATAGAAAAGATTGGGCAAAGTCCTCAATTTTTATTAAGAAAAGAAATGAAAATGAATGA
- the dnaE gene encoding DNA polymerase III subunit alpha, translating to MAEAFSHLRVSSEYSISQGLLTIDQIIQNAIKHSIPSVALTDKSNMFGLVKFFQKCESNGIKPISGSSINVIFDSDDMSHELLCLAKSNEGHKNLMKLISHAHNNYSYNNPIISFSDLKNFANDIIVISGGKGSHIFELIKREKISEAENKLDNFLEIFKDDFILEVQKTDREDEQEYFSKILPLAFSKSIPLVATNDVLFSEANDFDIHETKVCINTGKTLNDPNREKIFSREQYFKSSSDMVDIFKDYSELIGNTNEIAKKCNVSLHSSSYFLPEYPVPQEHNFDSFLRDLAHKKLKIHIKKYNESTKKDYKKRIDYELDQIKSMGFSSYFLIVYDFIQWSKDNNVPVGPGRGSGAGSLVAFSLGITSLDPIKHGLLFERFLNPERLSMPDFDIDFCMEKRDLVIDYVSEKYGADAVSQIATFGTMKARAVVRDVARAMGKPYAVGDRISKMIPFDPTMTLNRAIEEQPIFAQAIKNDSEVREVVELSYKLEGISRNVGKHAGGVVIAPGSISDFCPIYNDRQSSSVMTQYDKDDVEKIGLVKFDFLGLRTLTVIDRALKSINLLRPEDKKIDLDNISLDDQKVFDLLASGKTMAVFQLESSGMRDLIKKLKPSKFEEITALLALYRPGPLNSGMHDEFVNRKHGKSPVTYPHKLLEGVLEETYGVIVYQEQVMEAARVLAGFSLGQADILRRAMGKKKKEEMEEQREIFVKGCEKNSILPAKAEKIFDLINQFAEYGFNKSHSAAYALISYQTAYLKTHFPEHFMSAALSTELGNTDKIYALIQECKRMKIKVLSPNVTTSRKRFYVNKNAEIEYGLGAIKGVADSFIQHLCSIRNQKVFNDLWDFSKKVDIKLGGKKSLEALSYSGAFDCIAPSRTIAIASVEDMLKDGSSTTAAIGNASGDLFQDLNSKFDPYEKYKNINEMNLSEKLLLEKKSLGYYLSGHPVSAIETKIKKVRSALIKDITNDTKKLSTVSLINNIRQIKDRKGNPLTFINFDDGTGIMDGIISSDVHEKCHSVLKEGKIIIIKGLVEIDDYRSKEVGNAMYRMRVKDIEELDDALNKNIKKIVIEMKNSNALTLNEMSEKIEQIEKDFWIDGNCKINIKVNANNSEALIELGQSYLFRPTLANLNFLEDIFGKESIEVGI from the coding sequence ATGGCAGAAGCTTTTTCTCATTTGAGAGTCTCCTCAGAATATAGTATTTCACAGGGATTACTAACGATTGATCAAATAATACAAAATGCTATAAAACATTCAATTCCATCTGTTGCACTAACAGATAAATCAAATATGTTTGGTTTAGTAAAATTTTTTCAAAAGTGTGAATCAAATGGTATTAAACCAATTTCAGGATCTTCAATTAATGTTATTTTTGATTCAGATGATATGTCTCATGAATTGTTATGCTTAGCTAAAAGCAATGAGGGACATAAAAACTTAATGAAATTGATAAGCCACGCGCACAATAATTATTCATATAATAATCCTATTATTTCTTTTAGTGATTTAAAAAATTTTGCAAATGACATAATAGTTATATCTGGCGGAAAAGGAAGTCACATATTTGAACTAATAAAAAGAGAAAAAATTAGTGAGGCTGAAAACAAACTTGATAATTTTTTAGAAATCTTTAAAGATGATTTCATTTTAGAGGTTCAAAAAACTGACAGAGAAGATGAACAAGAATATTTTTCAAAAATATTGCCATTAGCATTCTCAAAAAGTATTCCTCTTGTAGCTACAAATGATGTTTTATTTTCAGAAGCTAATGACTTTGATATTCATGAAACAAAAGTATGTATAAATACTGGTAAAACATTAAACGACCCGAACAGAGAAAAAATTTTTTCAAGAGAACAATACTTTAAATCATCAAGTGATATGGTGGATATTTTCAAAGACTATAGCGAGTTAATTGGTAATACTAATGAAATTGCCAAAAAGTGTAATGTTTCATTGCATAGTTCAAGTTATTTTTTACCAGAGTATCCTGTACCGCAAGAACATAATTTTGATTCATTCTTAAGAGACTTAGCCCATAAAAAATTGAAGATACATATAAAAAAATATAATGAAAGTACAAAAAAAGATTATAAGAAAAGAATTGACTATGAGCTAGATCAGATTAAATCAATGGGTTTCTCAAGCTATTTCTTAATAGTTTATGATTTTATTCAATGGTCTAAAGACAATAATGTACCTGTTGGTCCAGGAAGAGGATCTGGAGCAGGCTCATTAGTGGCTTTTTCTTTGGGAATTACCAGTCTTGATCCTATTAAGCATGGATTACTATTTGAAAGGTTTTTGAATCCAGAAAGACTATCCATGCCAGATTTTGATATAGATTTTTGTATGGAAAAGAGAGATCTTGTAATAGATTATGTCAGTGAAAAATATGGAGCTGATGCAGTATCACAAATAGCTACATTTGGAACAATGAAAGCAAGAGCAGTTGTAAGAGATGTCGCTAGAGCAATGGGAAAGCCATATGCAGTCGGTGATAGGATCTCGAAAATGATTCCTTTTGACCCAACAATGACTCTCAACAGAGCAATAGAAGAACAACCAATATTTGCTCAAGCTATAAAAAATGATTCTGAAGTAAGAGAAGTAGTTGAGCTTTCTTATAAGCTTGAAGGAATATCCAGGAATGTCGGAAAACATGCAGGTGGCGTTGTTATTGCACCAGGAAGTATTTCTGACTTCTGCCCAATATACAATGATAGACAGTCCTCATCAGTCATGACTCAATATGATAAAGATGATGTTGAAAAAATTGGCCTTGTCAAATTTGATTTCTTAGGATTAAGAACCCTAACTGTTATCGATAGAGCATTAAAATCAATAAATCTATTAAGGCCTGAAGATAAAAAAATTGATTTAGATAACATATCTTTGGATGATCAAAAAGTTTTTGATTTATTGGCATCTGGAAAAACAATGGCGGTCTTTCAGCTTGAATCTTCAGGAATGCGAGACTTAATTAAGAAATTAAAGCCTTCAAAGTTTGAGGAAATCACGGCATTACTAGCTTTGTATAGACCGGGTCCATTAAATTCTGGCATGCATGATGAATTTGTTAACAGAAAACATGGAAAAAGTCCTGTAACCTACCCCCACAAGTTACTTGAGGGAGTCCTAGAAGAGACATATGGAGTCATAGTGTATCAAGAACAAGTAATGGAAGCTGCAAGAGTTTTAGCTGGTTTTTCTCTTGGCCAAGCAGATATATTAAGAAGGGCTATGGGAAAAAAGAAGAAAGAAGAAATGGAAGAGCAAAGAGAAATTTTTGTGAAAGGGTGTGAGAAAAATTCAATATTGCCTGCTAAGGCTGAAAAAATATTTGATCTTATTAATCAGTTTGCTGAATATGGTTTTAACAAGTCACATTCAGCTGCATACGCATTGATTTCATATCAAACCGCGTACCTTAAAACTCATTTTCCTGAACATTTTATGTCTGCTGCTTTGTCAACAGAACTTGGAAATACTGACAAAATATATGCATTAATTCAAGAATGTAAAAGAATGAAAATAAAAGTACTAAGTCCAAATGTCACCACAAGTAGAAAGAGATTTTATGTCAATAAAAATGCAGAAATAGAATATGGACTTGGAGCAATTAAGGGTGTTGCTGATTCTTTTATACAACACTTATGTAGCATTAGAAATCAAAAAGTTTTTAATGATTTGTGGGATTTTTCAAAAAAAGTGGATATAAAACTAGGCGGCAAAAAATCACTTGAAGCGCTATCTTATTCCGGTGCTTTTGACTGTATAGCACCATCAAGAACTATAGCTATAGCATCAGTTGAAGACATGCTAAAAGATGGCTCATCAACAACTGCTGCGATCGGAAATGCCTCTGGAGATTTATTTCAAGATCTAAATTCAAAGTTTGATCCCTATGAAAAATATAAAAATATTAATGAAATGAATCTCAGCGAAAAGCTTTTACTAGAAAAAAAATCTCTTGGCTATTATTTATCTGGCCATCCTGTAAGTGCTATTGAGACAAAAATTAAAAAAGTAAGATCAGCGTTAATTAAAGATATCACCAATGACACAAAAAAATTATCAACAGTTTCTTTAATAAACAACATTAGACAAATTAAAGACAGAAAAGGGAATCCGCTTACCTTTATTAATTTTGATGACGGTACTGGCATTATGGACGGTATTATTTCAAGCGATGTCCATGAAAAATGCCATTCTGTTTTAAAAGAAGGAAAAATAATCATCATAAAAGGACTTGTTGAAATTGATGACTATAGATCTAAGGAAGTTGGCAACGCAATGTACAGGATGAGGGTCAAAGATATTGAAGAACTAGATGATGCTCTTAATAAAAATATAAAAAAAATAGTAATAGAAATGAAAAACTCCAATGCACTCACATTAAATGAAATGTCTGAAAAAATTGAACAAATTGAAAAAGATTTTTGGATCGATGGAAACTGTAAGATAAATATAAAGGTCAATGCTAACAATTCAGAGGCTTTAATAGAATTGGGCCAGAGCTATTTATTTAGACCAACACTTGCAAATTTAAATTTTCTTGAAGACATATTTGGAAAAGAATCTATAGAAGTAGGAATTTGA